A window from Leptothermofonsia sichuanensis E412 encodes these proteins:
- the tilS gene encoding tRNA lysidine(34) synthetase TilS, translating into MSNASPWTLLHTHCHKTLKEQQLIPPGQRLLVAVSGGQDSLCLIKLLLDLQPRWHWELAVAYCEHRWQEDSGNGEFVQALSQSWNLPFYSKTAEHVDTTEAGAREWRYRALTDLARQHDYAFIATGHTASDRAETLLYNLIRGSGTDGLQALTWKRPLAPGIFLIRPLLTITRAETAEFCQSQHLTFWNDPSNQNLKYARNRIRQELLPYLCTHFNPQAERTLAQTAELLRADVDYLEAEAQTWLQRSLDSTRAALNRVHLRQAPLALQRRVIRQFLQTTLPCTPGFEQIEKVVNLIPAPNRSQTDPLPGGAIAVVSDAWIWLKPGQQEATIRHQCSDLDDSSERSS; encoded by the coding sequence ATGAGTAATGCTTCACCTTGGACGCTCCTGCATACCCATTGCCATAAAACCTTAAAGGAGCAACAATTAATCCCCCCTGGACAGCGCCTGCTGGTTGCGGTCTCTGGGGGACAGGATTCCCTCTGCCTAATTAAATTATTGTTGGATCTTCAACCCCGGTGGCACTGGGAACTGGCAGTTGCCTACTGCGAACACCGCTGGCAGGAGGATTCGGGCAATGGGGAGTTTGTTCAAGCCCTCAGCCAGTCCTGGAACTTACCCTTCTACTCCAAAACCGCAGAGCATGTGGACACCACCGAAGCTGGTGCCAGAGAATGGCGCTACCGGGCATTAACAGACCTTGCTCGCCAGCATGACTATGCTTTCATCGCCACCGGGCACACCGCCAGCGATCGGGCTGAAACCCTTCTCTATAACTTGATCCGTGGCAGTGGCACAGATGGACTGCAAGCCCTGACCTGGAAGCGTCCCCTGGCACCCGGAATTTTTCTGATCCGCCCCCTCTTAACCATCACTCGTGCCGAAACGGCTGAGTTTTGTCAGAGCCAGCATCTCACCTTCTGGAACGATCCCTCTAACCAGAACTTAAAGTATGCTCGCAACCGCATCCGTCAGGAATTGCTGCCTTACCTCTGCACCCACTTCAACCCCCAGGCAGAACGAACCCTGGCTCAGACCGCTGAACTGCTGCGAGCCGACGTGGACTACCTGGAAGCCGAAGCCCAGACATGGCTGCAACGGTCCCTGGACTCGACCAGAGCAGCCCTGAATCGGGTGCATTTACGGCAGGCTCCCCTGGCTCTGCAAAGACGAGTAATTCGCCAGTTTCTCCAAACAACCCTTCCCTGCACTCCTGGCTTTGAGCAGATTGAAAAGGTTGTCAATTTGATTCCGGCTCCCAATCGCTCCCAGACCGATCCCCTGCCCGGCGGGGCGATCGCCGTTGTGTCGGATGCCTGGATCTGGCTCAAACCTGGCCAGCAGGAGGCAACCATCCGCCATCAGTGCTCAGATTTGGATGATTCCAGTGAACGTTCTAGCTGA
- a CDS encoding KGK domain-containing protein, giving the protein MNEQFQPLDDDEVLFISVGRVLMMNPTFKVGEFIDALAQAISDREPDWDDANEGWFGDGLECEALRFGNRGWQRGRVRIRLEFCPDSDPTPKLLDSRRKERRTSHEPTTESRYGNPHRPEKLESPYNNSAYLDEGDFD; this is encoded by the coding sequence ATGAATGAGCAATTTCAGCCGCTGGATGATGATGAGGTGCTGTTTATCAGCGTTGGGCGGGTTCTGATGATGAACCCTACTTTTAAGGTTGGTGAGTTTATTGATGCCCTGGCACAGGCAATCAGCGATCGCGAACCCGACTGGGATGATGCCAACGAGGGCTGGTTCGGCGATGGCCTGGAATGTGAAGCGCTCCGATTTGGCAACCGGGGCTGGCAGCGCGGCAGAGTCAGGATTCGGCTGGAATTTTGTCCCGACTCTGACCCCACACCCAAACTGCTGGATAGTCGCCGTAAAGAACGTCGGACCAGCCATGAACCCACCACTGAATCGCGTTACGGCAATCCCCATCGCCCTGAAAAGCTGGAATCGCCTTACAACAATAGCGCTTACCTTGATGAAGGAGATTTTGACTAA
- the ccsB gene encoding c-type cytochrome biogenesis protein CcsB, with translation MDLVRLQNVLDNTSFAILFVTMLVYWIGAAFPRLPYLAIGGTTGMAIANLCVAALLGARWLEAGYFPISNLYESLFFLTWGVTTVHLIAENMSGSRLVGVVTAPVAMAITAFAALSLPDTMQESAPLVPALKSNWLMMHVSVMMLSYATLMVGALLAIAFLVVTRGQNIELRGSSVGTGAYRDKPYQLRRDGEPVSLPPPNPPPPAVETSRVATAVLTPPVAASASAPLSPQRLTLADTLDNISYRIIGLGFPLLTIGIIAGAVWANEAWGSYWSWDPKETWALITWLVFAAYLHARITKGWQGRRPAILAATGFLVVWVCYLGVNLLGKGLHSYGWFF, from the coding sequence ATGGATCTGGTCCGGTTACAAAATGTTTTAGATAACACGTCATTTGCTATTTTGTTTGTCACCATGCTGGTGTACTGGATCGGGGCAGCGTTTCCGCGCCTGCCCTATCTGGCAATTGGGGGCACCACAGGGATGGCGATCGCCAATTTGTGTGTGGCGGCTCTGCTGGGTGCCCGCTGGCTTGAAGCAGGCTACTTTCCAATCAGCAACCTGTACGAGTCGCTCTTTTTCCTGACCTGGGGGGTAACGACCGTTCACCTGATTGCTGAGAATATGAGCGGTAGCCGTCTGGTTGGTGTGGTGACAGCTCCCGTAGCCATGGCAATTACAGCCTTTGCCGCCCTTTCCCTGCCAGACACCATGCAGGAATCCGCTCCCCTGGTGCCTGCCCTCAAATCTAACTGGCTGATGATGCACGTCAGTGTAATGATGTTGAGCTATGCGACCCTGATGGTCGGGGCACTCCTGGCGATCGCCTTTCTGGTTGTCACCCGCGGTCAGAATATTGAACTGCGGGGCAGCTCAGTCGGTACGGGTGCTTACCGGGACAAACCTTACCAGTTACGCCGGGATGGAGAACCTGTTTCCCTGCCCCCCCCGAATCCTCCCCCTCCAGCCGTCGAAACCAGCCGTGTTGCTACTGCCGTCCTTACCCCTCCAGTAGCGGCATCCGCTTCAGCACCGCTCTCTCCCCAACGGTTGACCCTGGCAGATACTCTCGACAATATCAGTTACCGCATTATTGGGCTGGGGTTCCCCCTGCTCACCATTGGCATTATTGCCGGGGCTGTCTGGGCAAATGAAGCCTGGGGATCTTACTGGAGTTGGGATCCTAAAGAAACCTGGGCACTGATTACCTGGCTGGTGTTTGCTGCCTACCTCCATGCCCGCATTACCAAAGGATGGCAGGGACGGCGACCGGCCATTCTGGCAGCAACAGGTTTTCTGGTCGTCTGGGTTTGTTATCTAGGCGTTAACCTGTTAGGGAAAGGACTCCATAGCTACGGTTGGTTTTTCTAA
- a CDS encoding SDR family oxidoreductase, whose protein sequence is MFLITGATGGLGRRIVRLLRERELPVRAFVRLTSRYDELEHRGAEIFIGDLLRDRDIQKACQGVQYVISAHGSNETSGGDAETLDYQANIELIDQAKAAGVQHFVFISVLGADRGYEDAPVFKAKRAVEKYLQASGLNYTILRPSGFASNLLPLAERFRQTGVYLLIGDPQNRSSIVSTDDLARIAVDSVSREGARNQVLPVGGPEILKREEIPKIFSRVFNREPWILNPPLLAFDGLRGMIGLFNPKLRTSLGTLRALLANEFFCSTAETAHLESVFGFQLETLESFLRRYLGV, encoded by the coding sequence ATGTTCTTAATCACTGGAGCAACTGGAGGATTGGGCCGGCGAATTGTACGGCTACTCCGTGAACGCGAATTACCAGTCAGGGCATTCGTTCGGCTGACCTCTCGCTATGATGAACTGGAACATCGGGGAGCAGAGATTTTCATTGGGGATTTGCTCCGCGATCGCGATATCCAGAAAGCCTGCCAGGGGGTGCAGTATGTTATCAGTGCCCACGGCTCCAATGAAACCTCCGGGGGAGATGCAGAAACCCTCGATTACCAGGCAAACATTGAACTGATTGACCAGGCAAAAGCTGCCGGTGTCCAGCACTTTGTTTTTATCTCTGTACTGGGAGCAGATCGGGGTTATGAGGATGCTCCCGTCTTTAAGGCAAAGCGGGCAGTCGAGAAATATCTGCAAGCCAGTGGGCTGAACTACACCATTTTGCGTCCTTCCGGGTTTGCCTCCAACCTGTTACCCCTGGCGGAGCGTTTCCGGCAGACAGGGGTTTATTTATTGATTGGCGATCCACAAAATCGCTCATCTATCGTAAGTACAGACGATCTGGCACGGATTGCGGTAGATTCGGTATCCAGGGAAGGAGCGCGAAATCAGGTATTGCCCGTGGGCGGTCCTGAAATTCTAAAACGGGAAGAAATTCCTAAAATCTTCAGTCGCGTGTTTAATCGAGAGCCGTGGATTCTTAATCCACCCCTGTTAGCCTTCGATGGACTGCGGGGGATGATTGGCTTGTTCAACCCCAAACTACGGACCTCTTTAGGTACTCTGCGGGCTTTACTGGCAAATGAATTTTTCTGTTCAACGGCAGAAACGGCCCATCTGGAATCGGTTTTTGGGTTCCAGCTAGAAACGCTAGAAAGCTTTCTGCGCCGCTATTTGGGAGTATGA
- a CDS encoding glycosyltransferase encodes MRTLYFLVPGTGGKFACGGLWAELKTLKIARQICSAEVVTYRQREPGVLFLDDVLRRENLDAIVFVISWGFDVAKLASRLNHCHVIYHAHSAGYGFRLPARIPIITVSRNTMGYWGQRSPNSLIYYLPNQISDEFRNLHLERDIDVLVQARKSSDYLLQALIPALKQQCRVEVVDSYVDDLDKLFNRAKVYLYDSAEYWAQQGVSEGFGLQPMEALACGCQVFSSVNGGLSDYLDPGFNCYKIAGYSTEYDVQRILEAIAHPTLPPLSDSVLAEYRLENITQRLSTILSEINGFFNHQNRYPENIPDLTWVRLMQLNLNRIAGKLKKKLSARS; translated from the coding sequence ATGCGAACACTTTATTTCCTGGTACCTGGAACGGGCGGTAAGTTTGCCTGTGGAGGACTGTGGGCAGAGCTAAAAACCCTTAAAATTGCCCGGCAGATCTGTAGTGCTGAGGTGGTGACCTATCGCCAGCGAGAACCAGGCGTGTTGTTTCTGGATGATGTTCTGCGCAGAGAAAACTTAGACGCCATTGTATTTGTGATCAGTTGGGGGTTTGATGTGGCTAAACTGGCATCCCGACTGAACCATTGCCATGTGATTTACCATGCCCACAGTGCCGGGTATGGGTTCCGACTACCCGCCAGAATTCCCATCATTACCGTCAGTCGCAATACGATGGGGTACTGGGGACAGCGATCGCCCAACTCACTCATATACTATTTGCCCAATCAAATCTCAGATGAGTTTCGTAATCTGCATCTGGAACGGGATATTGATGTCTTAGTGCAGGCACGCAAATCGTCGGACTACTTATTACAGGCGTTGATTCCGGCACTTAAACAGCAATGCAGGGTTGAAGTGGTGGATTCCTATGTGGACGATCTGGATAAGCTGTTTAACCGTGCCAAAGTTTACCTCTATGATTCTGCTGAGTACTGGGCACAACAGGGGGTGAGTGAAGGGTTTGGATTACAGCCGATGGAAGCCCTTGCCTGCGGGTGTCAGGTCTTCTCCAGTGTCAATGGTGGGTTGTCAGATTACTTAGATCCAGGATTTAATTGCTACAAAATTGCAGGCTATTCCACAGAATACGATGTGCAGCGGATTCTGGAAGCGATCGCCCACCCCACCCTGCCGCCCCTTTCGGATTCTGTTCTGGCAGAGTATCGTCTGGAAAACATCACTCAGCGACTCTCAACAATTTTGAGTGAGATCAATGGGTTTTTTAACCATCAAAACCGCTATCCAGAAAATATTCCAGACCTGACCTGGGTTCGTCTGATGCAGTTGAATCTCAACCGAATCGCTGGCAAGCTGAAGAAAAAACTGTCTGCGCGTAGCTGA
- a CDS encoding glutathione S-transferase family protein — protein MKKALPPKLIIQSGKFIWTTMWHLMMSRLAPRSPSGEYIRPESQFRRFIGTDPYPPAAGRYRLYVGLGCPWAHRTLVTRALKGLEDAIPITVVSPSPIEGGWIFQQPEEGCRTLAELYAKAQPGYAGRSTVPVLWDTETQAIVNNESSEIIVMLNSEFNEFARNPTLDLYPAELQETIDQWNARIYPAVNNGVYRCGFAQTQAAYEKACYELFSTLDEIEAALETHRYLCGDRVTLADVRLFTTLFRFDIVYYGLFKCNRRRIQDYKNLGAYLRDIYQLPRVSETCNLEAIKQEYYGNLFPLNPGGIIPVGPDMAGLMEPHGRGEGDRPKFRIPE, from the coding sequence ATGAAAAAAGCGCTCCCCCCCAAGCTGATCATCCAGTCCGGCAAATTTATCTGGACGACAATGTGGCATCTGATGATGTCCAGATTGGCTCCCCGTAGTCCATCAGGGGAATATATTCGTCCAGAAAGTCAATTCCGTCGTTTCATTGGAACAGATCCATATCCGCCAGCCGCCGGACGGTACAGGCTTTATGTGGGATTAGGTTGCCCCTGGGCACACCGGACACTGGTGACACGGGCACTGAAGGGATTGGAGGATGCGATTCCAATAACGGTCGTGTCTCCTTCTCCGATTGAGGGGGGGTGGATATTTCAGCAACCGGAGGAAGGGTGCCGGACCCTGGCTGAACTCTATGCCAAAGCGCAACCAGGTTATGCCGGACGCTCTACGGTGCCGGTGTTGTGGGATACGGAAACTCAGGCGATCGTCAACAATGAGAGTTCAGAGATCATTGTCATGTTGAACTCCGAGTTTAACGAATTTGCCCGCAACCCCACCCTGGATCTCTATCCAGCGGAATTGCAAGAGACCATTGATCAGTGGAATGCCAGGATTTATCCCGCGGTGAATAACGGAGTCTACCGCTGTGGCTTTGCCCAAACCCAGGCGGCATACGAAAAAGCCTGCTACGAGTTGTTTTCTACCCTGGATGAAATTGAGGCAGCCCTGGAAACCCATCGTTACCTGTGTGGCGATCGCGTAACGCTGGCAGATGTGCGTCTGTTTACCACCCTGTTTCGCTTCGATATTGTCTACTACGGGCTGTTCAAGTGTAATCGCCGCCGGATTCAGGACTACAAAAACCTGGGAGCCTACCTGCGTGACATCTATCAGCTTCCCCGTGTGTCAGAGACGTGCAACCTGGAAGCCATCAAACAAGAATATTACGGCAATCTGTTTCCCCTCAATCCAGGCGGCATTATTCCAGTTGGTCCAGATATGGCAGGTTTGATGGAACCTCATGGGAGAGGGGAGGGAGACAGACCTAAATTCCGCATCCCTGAATAA
- a CDS encoding potassium channel family protein has translation MYVLIGGAGLVGLELAQQLVNLGHVVAIVDVDPVACRYARERLGVMAFEGSAVSTEVLLEAGIRKADALAAVLRDDALNLAMVTLGKHFGVHHILVRMRHRDFMEPYRIAGATRIINAIDLAVSTMANAIEYPQVESIMHFEQGQIEVLKLAIPENCNVTGRSLAEIAQDPQFPPDSLIIGYQSHPHAALAIPNGNTVLESGSTVLIVTKPGSMHQMIDFIQGCGI, from the coding sequence ATGTATGTACTGATTGGCGGTGCAGGACTGGTTGGGCTTGAGTTAGCGCAGCAGTTAGTAAACCTGGGCCACGTGGTTGCGATCGTAGATGTAGATCCGGTTGCCTGTCGCTATGCCCGTGAGCGGCTGGGGGTGATGGCGTTTGAAGGTAGCGCAGTCAGTACAGAGGTGTTATTGGAAGCGGGGATTCGTAAAGCAGATGCTCTGGCAGCGGTCCTGCGAGATGATGCCCTCAACCTGGCAATGGTTACTTTAGGAAAACACTTTGGTGTCCATCATATTCTGGTCCGAATGCGTCACCGGGACTTCATGGAACCTTACCGAATTGCCGGTGCGACTCGAATTATCAATGCGATTGACCTGGCGGTTTCAACGATGGCAAATGCGATCGAATATCCCCAGGTCGAATCGATCATGCATTTTGAGCAGGGTCAGATTGAGGTCTTGAAACTGGCAATTCCTGAGAATTGCAATGTCACTGGGCGCAGTCTCGCCGAAATTGCCCAAGACCCTCAGTTTCCTCCCGATTCACTCATTATTGGTTACCAGTCCCATCCCCATGCCGCCTTAGCCATTCCCAATGGGAATACGGTTCTTGAATCAGGTTCGACCGTGCTGATTGTAACCAAGCCAGGATCGATGCATCAGATGATTGACTTTATTCAGGGATGCGGAATTTAG
- a CDS encoding acetamidase/formamidase family protein codes for MTDHILKATCETVHFGGFSSELKPALVVESGDRIHVETFSGMNVYQKAPAEFVPDAFREICENLPGDRRVGPGPHLLTGPIVVNGAEPGDILEVRLEEITPSLPVGFNAIRSGWGALPQVFTQPALRFIPLDLINQTAEFPPGSGIRFPLQPFFGILGVATAETNRTSVPPGLYGGNIDNRQLQAGSRVFLPIFLPGALFSIGDGHAAQGDGEVNVTAIESSMNGTIQLILRKDLNFTAPFAETPADFISMGFGQTLDQAFELALQHMINFLEHYTGISAEEAYVLCSLAVNFHITQVVNSPQKGVHGLLPKTILPPTVRL; via the coding sequence ATGACTGACCATATTCTGAAGGCAACCTGTGAAACCGTCCATTTTGGCGGTTTTTCCTCTGAGCTAAAGCCTGCTTTAGTGGTGGAATCGGGTGATCGCATCCACGTTGAAACCTTTTCTGGGATGAATGTGTACCAGAAAGCACCGGCTGAGTTTGTTCCAGATGCATTTCGTGAGATTTGCGAAAACCTGCCGGGCGATCGCCGGGTCGGACCCGGCCCCCACCTGCTGACAGGACCCATTGTGGTGAATGGGGCAGAACCGGGCGATATCCTGGAAGTGCGTCTGGAAGAAATTACTCCCAGTCTGCCAGTCGGGTTTAACGCCATTCGTTCTGGTTGGGGGGCATTACCCCAGGTCTTCACTCAGCCTGCCCTGCGCTTTATTCCCCTTGATTTGATCAATCAAACGGCTGAGTTTCCTCCTGGAAGTGGTATCCGCTTTCCGCTTCAGCCCTTCTTCGGGATTTTGGGTGTGGCAACGGCAGAAACCAACCGGACTTCGGTTCCCCCCGGACTTTATGGTGGCAATATTGACAATCGCCAGTTGCAGGCAGGTTCGCGAGTATTTCTGCCCATTTTTCTGCCGGGTGCTCTGTTTTCCATTGGGGATGGGCACGCGGCTCAAGGGGATGGAGAGGTAAACGTGACGGCGATCGAAAGCTCCATGAACGGAACCATCCAGCTCATCCTGCGAAAAGACTTGAACTTCACTGCCCCTTTTGCCGAAACACCTGCGGACTTCATTTCGATGGGATTTGGGCAAACTCTGGATCAGGCATTTGAACTTGCTCTCCAACACATGATCAATTTTTTAGAACACTACACAGGGATCTCCGCTGAGGAAGCATACGTTTTGTGTAGCCTGGCGGTGAACTTTCACATTACCCAGGTGGTCAACAGTCCTCAAAAAGGAGTACATGGGTTACTACCCAAAACCATTCTGCCCCCCACCGTCCGTTTGTGA